In Fundidesulfovibrio putealis DSM 16056, the following proteins share a genomic window:
- a CDS encoding helix-turn-helix domain-containing protein yields the protein MSMRDLTAPGSIARPHGSPGAKLLYLALCYLTAENNEKTCCATLSELSATTEQSVRSLKKNLKLLRQGGHIKVMPGLFGVTFYEVLKHPGSSRCKATPDLAHTSTPVRHEEMPKTARCA from the coding sequence ATGTCTATGCGTGATCTGACGGCCCCTGGCTCCATTGCCCGCCCTCACGGTTCGCCAGGAGCCAAGCTCCTGTACTTGGCCCTCTGCTACCTCACCGCAGAGAACAACGAAAAAACCTGTTGTGCAACCCTCTCGGAACTGTCCGCCACCACAGAGCAAAGCGTTCGCAGCCTCAAAAAAAACCTGAAACTCCTGAGGCAAGGCGGACACATCAAGGTCATGCCAGGCTTGTTCGGCGTCACGTTCTACGAGGTCCTAAAACACCCTGGCTCCAGCCGTTGCAAAGCAACGCCCGATCTCGCGCATACCTCCACCCCCGTTCGGCACGAAGAGATGCCCAAGACCGCCAGGTGCGCCTGA